Proteins encoded together in one Triticum dicoccoides isolate Atlit2015 ecotype Zavitan chromosome 7B, WEW_v2.0, whole genome shotgun sequence window:
- the LOC119335585 gene encoding auxin-responsive protein IAA23-like, producing MSTSSTNSAESPAVSGLDYDDTALTLALPGSSADDRKRAHHDEHDKPPSPKARAVGWPPVRAYRRNALREEGACKLVKVAVDGAPYLRKVDLAAHDGYEALLRALHGMFAPCLAVRGEGELGSRLVDAATGTEYVPTYEDRDGDWMLVGDVPWKMFVESCKRIRLMKSSEAVNLAPGASSE from the exons ATGTCGACGAGCTCGACCAACTCCGCCGAGTCCCCGGCCGTGTCCGGCCTCGACTACGACGACACCGCCCTCACCCTCGCCCTCCCCGGCTCCTCCGCCGACGACCGCAAGCGCGCCCACCACGACGAGCACGACAAGCCTCCCTCCCCAAA AGCGCGCGCTGTGGGGTGGCCTCCGGTGCGGGCTTACCGGCGCAACGCGCTGCGCGAGGAGGGCGCGTGCAAGCTCGTGAAGGTGGCCGTGGATGGCGCCCCCTACCTGCGCAAGGTGGACCTCGCCGCGCACGACGgatacgaggccctgctccgcgcgCTCCACGGCATGTTTGCCCCGTGCCTCGCCGTCCGTGGCGAAGGCGAGCTCGGGAGCAGGCTCGTGGACGCGGCCACCGGCACCGAGTACGTGCCCACCTACGAGGACAGGGACGGCGACTGGATGCTCGTTGGAGATGTCCCCTGGAA GATGTTCGTCGAGTCCTGCAAGCGGATCCGACTCATGAAGAGCTCCGAGGCCGTCAACCTAG CTCCAGGAGCATCTTCCGAATGA